ACCTTATTCCTTCCATCCCGACGTCTGTTTCTAGGCCGGCACTGTCAAAGGCTTCACACCTATTTTCTTCCAAGAAACACTCGGCATTATTTGTTTACCATCGACGCGATCCTTGTACTCAATAGCAAAGTTCAGCAGTGAATCCAGAAGAGAATCAGATAGAAGGTGAGGCTTGAGACCGAGCTCAATGAGCTTTGTGTGTTTCGCATTGTAGTAGTGTTCTTCGGCTTCGACTCGTGGATTTGGCACTGATATGGTTTCCACATCCAATCCAAGCTTTTTGCCGGCTTTGGTAACGAGTCTTGCAAGGTCATTTACTGAAAACTGTTCTGTGAACTGGTTGAACACTCGGAACTCACCTTGTTTGGCTGGGTTGGCAATGGCTAGCTCAACACATTGCACTGTGTCTCTGATGTCCAGATAACCGCGAGTCTGAAAAGAGTCGAAGAAAACTCAGAACAAGAGATGAATGAAGTTCGAAATTTATCTCTGGCAATATCCATATTGGTACAAAAGTTACAACGTTTAAGTGAGACAGGAAATGATCGATGAGAACTGCATAAAAGATCACTTTAACAATTAGCTTGACATGTAGATTGCTTAAATTCATTGAGGTGTCATCGGTTTATCATTCTATAAATATACAGTGAATAGCAAAAAATAGTTCCGCAAACTTGTCCTGATTTGTTCTCCTTCAAATAAAATGCAAGCAGTGAGCTTCAAAATATGTGACGTAAATCATatgcaaaatatataacaaacgAAAACATTATTTGTTTCATGGACTGTTGAATGGTCATTTTTTAGTACCAGCGTATGATAAGATCATAAGGGCAGAAGGCTTTTAGAAGTTCACCTGTCCACCTTTGCCGTAGACAGTAAGCGGGTGCCCGACAGCAGCTTGAACACAGAACCTATTCAAGGCTGTTCCAAACACACCATCATAATCAAATCTGTTGCACAGCTCTTCATGCATCTCAGTTTCATCTGTCTTAACTCCATATACAACTCCTTGGTTTAAATCCGTCGCCCTAATCCCCCAAGCCTTACAAGTAAACGCAATGTTATTTGAATCATGCACCTTACTCAAGTGATAGAAGGAGCTGGCTTGCTTTGGATATGGCAAAGTATCAGTTCTTCCATTATGGGTGATTGTTATGTATCCTTCCTCGATATCAATGTTCGGAGTTCCATACTCACCCATGGTCCCGAGTTTCACTAAGTGACACTCTTCGCTGAATTCCTTGATGGCGAACAGAACATTTAGAGTTCCAATCACATTGTTGTGCTGTGTGAAAATAGCTCTCGACCTATCAATCATGGAGTAAGGCGCAGATCGTTGTTCGCCGAAGTGAACAACAGCATCAGGCTCAAAAGATTTGAAGGCTTCTGTTAGGAACTCAAAATCACAAATGTCACCAATGTGAAGTTGGATAGTTTTGCCGGTAAGAGATTTCCAGCATCGCACACGATTGTGGATAGATGATATTGGCGTAAGGGAATCAAGGCCAAGTTGGAGATCAAACAACCGGCGGACAAGATTATCAACTATAGCAACCTCATAATTTTTATTGGAAAGATGGAGGGCTGTTGCCCATCCACAATAACCATCACCACCAATGACCATCACCCTTTTCTGTTTCGATGAATTTCCATTATCCAGAATCTGGTGGGACCCGGGTTGAATCCTGTTTTCAACATCTTGGCCTATAGAGGCAGCAGTTGCATTTATCTGATATGGTTTAATAGATTTCTTCCTAAATGAAATTGAACTTCTGTACAGTGTTCTGCAAGATCGAAAGGTGACAGAAGTACGGCCGATAGATGAACACTGGCTTGGTAGTTTCAAGTAGGTTTTGGTGGAGGGAGAGGGGTTCACGCTACAAAAAGCTGTCAGCAGATGAGCCATTTTGATTTCTTGTTCCTTCTTATGAGTGCAGAGTACAACCTCGAATTATAGATACCTGCAAAGCATAACTTGACAGGCCagcataaaaattataagtagcAATCAACAACATTAAACCAACATAGATTTATTTGAAATGTTCAATTATTATAGCACAAGTGGAAATAAAATAACTGATCAAACATTCAAGAGAGTTCACATTTCATCGGCcggcataaaaaatattttggccaatcattgtCATTAAGGTATACATCATTAAGTTGGTTTATTTGCTTTCTATAGAACTGCATCAATTATGATATACACTAGGAATTTTGCAATTATGATACAACATAGAGCTTCATTATATCCaatttagagaagaaaaaaaaaagtgaacatAGTACACttacatatatacacattcTTTCAGCAAAGTCATTCATAGCCAACAAATATTTTGGAATAAACATTTAGAAACACTAATGTCTGATCTAttgaagaaaattaaacaaaaactaacaaaacaaGAATGTTCTGAAAGTTGAAACTAATCCACTGAAACTAATTAAAACAAGACAAGCACTATGTAAAATACCAAAtcaaatttctttaaaaaatagaaaaaaagaaaacaacatttcCCTTTCTTTTAGGAATGAAACAAACAGTAGTCAATGTtctaaaagttaaaaataatcaaCCAGTTAGAAATAAAACTGTGAATAGATTGCAATATATACATCCAAGACATAGAACCAGgaataatacataaaaacataccAAAATTACAAAACCCcccaaaaaaaaccaattagAAGAAAGGGAAAGCCTAAACTTGCATACAATCTATCAAAGAAACCATCTAAAGCATGAATTTTCAGACTAATTAACAAGTTTCCATCCATGATAAATtaccaccaaaaaaaaaaaaatctcacctTTCCGAGCTGGAACAAGTAATCATCTATTCAAACAACTCAGGATTGATTTAGCTGATTGAGAATGTGAGAAAAATGTGGGAAATTGTGAGAAAAAGGAGATTATTGCAGGGAATTGCGAAGCTGAGGATTGCTAGGGTTTAAATGGTTGGGGCTTTGGGGATATTCCCGCATATATCTCTATTCagctcttttatatatacttttcaaaaattaataaatatataattttaaatctttAATCGCCCTTGGATTCCATCCATATTTACAACGTGCCATTGGTCTGTCCTTTCATCAACTTGcttgtttttcttcaataaaattatgaggttttttttacttgtcaccccctgaaaaaaaatatatatgtatatagttaTTATTCCCTCATTTATATCTTTGccactttatttaattttaaagtaaatTACATGGTGAGTGGCGCAgaataaattatgtaaaaatttcaattaggccacctaattttaaaattatggatAATTGGATCATTACTGTTCACACTATTAATAGTAAATTGACCCAATACACTACGTCATAAACATTTTGCCACATCaatggaataaaaaaaggatttagcacatatattttattatgagctgaaaaataggagatttGATAAGAAAAGTAGTATCACTAACATGGCAAAATATCTATGATGTGGCATGTTATGTCAGTCTACAGGTATGAATACCAATGATCCAATTATATGCAGATTttaaagttgagtgatttaattaaaaattttctccaATTTGATGATTCAAATAGAAGCAATGGAATAGTTGGATAACTAACCACATAATTTagctttgattttattttacttggtGAACCGGATgatctttgtgtttttatttaagcaaaatatttttttatttttttatgcgtataaacaattttaatgtagataatcaaatatttaaattaagtatatataagatattttatataaaaaaatattttatccaagataaaacaataaaaagttactaaattcttttttaatatttattaaaatttgaaattaataatgtCAACTCGTAATCTTGCTAATAAATCAGAGAAATTTGTTTGTATACacttatataaaattatatttatttatagagaGATGCTCTTATAGACCGGTTGGAGCCATCCCTGCGCCAAATTAAATGTTTCATGGCAAATGTGGAGCACCGTTGGAGATGCTCTTATAGACTGGTTACAAACTTAAAAGCAGCATGTAAGTTGTATAAAAATATggatggatttatttatttattttttattttattttttcccatatttcaGAATAAATGAAGTGAAAAtggtaaaaaagtaatttttataaaaaatgatattttttaaaatatatatacataaataagaatgatttgtgaaactatataaacaaatgccatttttctatataaatatatatattatttttttatatatttataaaaaatcatttttataggTTATATAACAATGGCACATTTTTGTTAACTATCTCCCTTAAAACtcaatagttatttttttcattattaatttttttacaatatacaaaataaaattttaaagatagaTAGGCACCTTGAACATTCTATGTaagtatagtatatatatatatatatatatatatatatatatatatagttatattttatatcacaGTACTTAGTGAAAAATGTTAAGAATCTTCTAATCTAAgcaaaattaacataaacaacttctatttttcaaaaaaaataaaataaaaataaaatttctcaaaCACTCTCATGACCCAGAGAAGAAAATTATaccataaattattttattttatttttagtattttacaaATCAtgtatcaaaattttattttaagtataTGACTTTGAGccagtttttaattattaaatgagttttttttaatttttattttttaatttatatattttattttatattttggtaacTTATGTGAGATGTCAAGATATCCATCCCTTTTATTTcagtgaaatatttttttaaaaaactatatatatatatatatatatatatatatatatgtttgaggGAAAAACAGAAGCAAGGCTTCCCTGGTTTTCCCCAAAACCTCTGTGTCCCCAACCCTGCTCGCTTTGCCATCAACGGAACTTCCACACCAGAGCTGCAATCCAGTACCTTGACCTCGAATCTCTTGGAAAGGCGGCATCTTGCCGCCCCTCTCCCTTGGTATGCACTCTTTATCcttcctctctctcttctttgcAGCTTGTTCTTGCTGTGTTTTAGGGCATTTTTATTCCTGCTTCTTGGATGTTTTCTAGTTCTGTTTAggaaattattgatttttttttagtttattttataatttatagggtggttttgtttgtgtgtgatGTGTGGTTGGAAGGAAGTTTTGGGTAAGTGTTTACTAGGAATTCAAGCTTGTGAATTAGGTTTTATGATTGCTGTTTGATGATTTTAGCTTTGGTTTGTTTTTGCCAAAAAGGTGTAGTTTTTGGGGAATTGGTGGAGGTGGAAAGATGAATAGGAAGGTGCATTTTGGATGTGTTGATGTTAGTTTGTAAATCTAATGTTTGGACAGTTTGgatggtttatttatttgtggGCATTAGTTGGATTGATTTTGTCGGTTTCGGAGAATACAAATGAGGAGTAAGTGTAGTTTTGGGAAATTGGTGTAGATGGTGATGGTAGATAGATGAATGGGCTTGTGCAAATTAGATGTTTTGACATTACTTTGTAATTCAAGTGATTGATTAGTTTGGGtgtcttttcttcttttagtaATAGTTAGATTGCTTTGTCATATTTGGTTGTGGGTTGATATGGTTTGGAAGTGGTTGGAAGTTGTATAGACGGGTGCAGATGGTAATGGTTGACAGATGAATGTGTTGTAGCATTTTGGATGTGTTGACATTACTTTGCTATTCCAGTGATTGGACGTTTTGGCTGACTTTTTCTGGTTTTGTTAATAGTTTGATCAATTTGTTGGTTTCGGagaatataagaaaaacataaagggATTTGGGATGACCATTTTGCCATCATATTTAAGGCATCAGCCATGATTGGTTGGTGAATTTGGTTCAGAAATTGGATTGAGGAAATGTTTTTCTTTAAGAAAATGtctattgtgatttattttcaATGCTATAGTTTTGGATAAAGGATAATAGGAAAATGTCCTTGTTCAGATGTCTGCCATGGTTAGTGCCTCTTGAATTCTGATAAAGTGGGCATATTCTTACTTGAATTAGtttgttctcattttttttagcatAGATTAATGCCTGCTCAAACCATTCTGAAGATGAAGTTTTTCCTTATATAGGCGGTCGCCGCGGTCCATCAtaatttgagtctattttgaggTTGTCATGCCATTCAAAAAGTATTGGtccatttttataaaagttgGATGGTATGAGGGACTCATGATAGCATCCTAGTTAATGCTTCATCATAGATGCTACCTTTTCAGTAACTGAAGCCTTTTTAAGTCAACGAAAGACACTTTCCGTCTCTACTTTCTAATTATTAGCAAATTCTAGGACCCTACATAGTTATCTTTGACTTGGATTCCAATATCTGCTGACTACTTTCTGGCGTTACTGTCTTGAAACTTTGCTTTTAAGTGATTAAGTTATTAGGGCATTGCAAGGTTTTCAAATGAGGAGACTAAAGTGGGTTTTAAGTTAAAGGAGGAAGCTGATAGTTCAAGAACAGAAAATGAAACAGAAGATGGCCCTGAAATATATCACATTATGTGAACTTTTTTTCTAGTGTTGCACTCCTGTTTATCTCATTTTCATGGAGTTCAATTCTGACAATGCAAAAATTCTAAACTACATAAGGATTTATATCCTTCCGATGGTCAGTCAAGCACCTGGCTTTGGAAAGGTTACTGGTGTCACACTTCCCATTCATTTAGCTGTACTTCTGGCTTAAGTGCCTTGATGGCCACAACTAACACATTATGAACATCAGGATCACTTGTGTTGTGTAG
The DNA window shown above is from Dioscorea cayenensis subsp. rotundata cultivar TDr96_F1 chromosome 12, TDr96_F1_v2_PseudoChromosome.rev07_lg8_w22 25.fasta, whole genome shotgun sequence and carries:
- the LOC120273831 gene encoding UDP-sulfoquinovose synthase, chloroplastic, whose amino-acid sequence is MAHLLTAFCSVNPSPSTKTYLKLPSQCSSIGRTSVTFRSCRTLYRSSISFRKKSIKPYQINATAASIGQDVENRIQPGSHQILDNGNSSKQKRVMVIGGDGYCGWATALHLSNKNYEVAIVDNLVRRLFDLQLGLDSLTPISSIHNRVRCWKSLTGKTIQLHIGDICDFEFLTEAFKSFEPDAVVHFGEQRSAPYSMIDRSRAIFTQHNNVIGTLNVLFAIKEFSEECHLVKLGTMGEYGTPNIDIEEGYITITHNGRTDTLPYPKQASSFYHLSKVHDSNNIAFTCKAWGIRATDLNQGVVYGVKTDETEMHEELCNRFDYDGVFGTALNRFCVQAAVGHPLTVYGKGGQTRGYLDIRDTVQCVELAIANPAKQGEFRVFNQFTEQFSVNDLARLVTKAGKKLGLDVETISVPNPRVEAEEHYYNAKHTKLIELGLKPHLLSDSLLDSLLNFAIEYKDRVDGKQIMPSVSWKKIGVKPLTVPA